The following proteins are co-located in the Candidatus Thermoplasmatota archaeon genome:
- a CDS encoding cytochrome c biogenesis protein encodes MMNYKHQRFFSSLILIFLFSLFLSAVATAEDSILSAPDFSTTDENGTEFSLSDYSGSVVILHFTGLESPLCIECLEEMKGQIVELEKLSEKNQNVTVITINIRKNPYSRTGKEMAEQDFNINISWHWVEDYSPYSIANLYQKYWTKDGAFSNPSIVLIDMNQSIVGVYHVYLMGRGPIDGVQSAESLMQDIQKIIDGTWEGFHGKIYEESITFIGIFLLGVLTAVTPCSLALLVAMISYVGTLQQDSQKSHKTFSMQGVWIGIVFTIGMALVFFVFGLILSSIGFFIEASALFFLIAGIILIILGINVFKPLKELIQLKSQRQSSSDVVEQGQKMFLKLSKKSVYFGAFFLGILFSIGWAPCALGLMLPVFILILAQDFSIVMGGLLLFVFGLGHGIPIIPLCAATTTIRGKLGNKYVLVGKWMQKIFGVLIVIIGMIMAIRFWGIKLW; translated from the coding sequence CTCTCATTCTAATCTTTCTTTTCTCCTTGTTTTTATCAGCTGTTGCAACTGCAGAAGATAGCATACTTTCAGCACCTGATTTTTCAACTACTGATGAAAATGGAACTGAATTCTCACTCAGTGATTACTCAGGTTCAGTTGTTATTTTGCATTTTACAGGTTTGGAATCACCTCTTTGTATCGAATGTCTTGAAGAAATGAAAGGGCAAATTGTTGAGCTTGAAAAACTTTCAGAAAAAAACCAAAATGTTACGGTTATCACGATTAACATCAGGAAAAATCCATACTCGAGAACCGGTAAAGAAATGGCAGAGCAAGATTTTAATATTAATATTAGTTGGCATTGGGTTGAAGATTATTCTCCGTATTCTATTGCTAATCTCTATCAGAAATACTGGACTAAGGATGGAGCTTTTTCCAACCCAAGTATTGTGCTTATTGATATGAATCAAAGTATCGTTGGTGTATATCATGTATATCTCATGGGACGAGGTCCGATTGATGGAGTGCAAAGCGCTGAGTCTTTAATGCAGGATATTCAAAAAATAATTGATGGGACCTGGGAAGGTTTTCACGGAAAAATATATGAAGAAAGTATCACGTTCATTGGCATATTTCTTTTAGGAGTGCTAACAGCAGTTACACCATGCTCTCTTGCACTGCTTGTTGCTATGATTTCATATGTTGGTACTCTTCAGCAGGATTCACAAAAAAGTCATAAGACGTTTTCAATGCAAGGTGTTTGGATTGGGATCGTGTTCACTATAGGGATGGCATTAGTTTTTTTTGTTTTTGGTTTGATTCTCTCATCAATAGGTTTTTTTATTGAGGCATCAGCTTTGTTTTTCCTAATTGCAGGTATTATTCTTATAATATTGGGAATAAACGTGTTTAAACCACTTAAGGAATTAATACAATTAAAATCTCAGAGACAATCAAGTTCTGATGTAGTAGAACAAGGACAAAAAATGTTTTTAAAGCTCAGTAAAAAATCTGTCTATTTCGGAGCTTTCTTTTTAGGGATACTGTTTTCAATTGGTTGGGCACCCTGTGCCTTAGGGCTAATGCTGCCTGTTTTTATCCTCATTCTTGCTCAGGATTTTTCCATAGTAATGGGTGGATTGCTATTGTTTGTCTTTGGTCTGGGCCATGGGATTCCCATTATTCCACTCTGTGCTGCAACGACAACCATCCGAGGGAAACTTGGCAACAAATATGTTTTAGTAGGCAAATGGATGCAAAAAATCTTTGGAGTACTCATCGTAATTATTGGAATGATCATGGCCATCCGGTTCTGGGGAATAAAACTATGGTAA